In Poecile atricapillus isolate bPoeAtr1 chromosome W, bPoeAtr1.hap1, whole genome shotgun sequence, one DNA window encodes the following:
- the LOC131592418 gene encoding ribitol-5-phosphate xylosyltransferase 1-like isoform X2: protein MLSSFLTGPSVVPGYFSVEAEHVVLVLNGREPAKVAYATQWLHYAQTLMETRKIQHVAVLLLGSEQCNNAWIQPYLKRNGGFVNLLFVTYDYAFVNEEDIFQWPLGVATYRNFPVVEPSWSMLHDPRSYLCNFLGTVYKNSSRETLIEILKQDGIDKLCWIAAREQWQPQETNESFKNYQDALLQSDLTLCPVGINTECYRIYEACSYGSLPVIEDVMTPGDCGNSSMYHSAPLQLLKTMGAPFIFIKDWKELPAILEKEKNLSLQEKIQRRKKLLEWYQNFKAWMRQKFINTLENSFLPSDKG, encoded by the exons CTTCCTCACCGGCCCATCTGTAGTTCCCGGCTACTTCTCGGTGGAAGCGGAGCATGTGGTGCTGGTGCTGAACGGGAGGGAGCCGGCGAAGGTCGCCTACGCCACGCAGTGGCTGCACTACGCACAGACACTGATGGAGACCCGCAAAATCCAGCACGTGGCGGTGCTGCTGCTCGGGAGCGAGCAGTGCAACAACGCCTGGATTCAGCCATACCTGAAACGAAACGGGGGATTTGTAAATCTGCTCTTTGTCACATATGACTATGCCTTCGTAAATGAAGAAGATATTTTCCAGTGGCCTTTAGGAGTAGCTAC CTACAGAAATTTTCCGGTTGTGGAACCCAGCTGGTCAATGCTACATGATCCGAGATCATATCTATGTAATTTCTTAGGAACAGTTTATAAGAATTCTTCTAGAGAAACGCTAATTGAAATTCTGAAACAGGATGGGATTGACAAACTTTGCTGGATTGCAGCCAGAGAACA GTGGCAGCCTCAAGAAACAAATGAAAGTTTCAAAAACTATCAAGATGCCTTGCTGCAGAGTGATTTGACATTGTGCCCAGTGGGAATAAATACAGAATGTTACAGAATTTATGAGGCTTGTTCATATGGATCTCTGCCTGTTATAGAAGATGTAATGACACCGGGTGATTGCGGAAATTCATCAATGTACCACAGTGCTCCATTGCAATTATTAAAAACCATGGGGGCTCCATTTATCTTTATTAAAGACTGGAAAGAGCTTCCTGCTAttctagagaaagaaaaaaacctgagctTACAAGAAaagattcaaaggagaaaaaagctcTTAGAATGGTATCAAAACTTCAAAGCATGGATGAGACAAAAATTCATTAATACTTTGGAAAATTCATTTTTGCCCAGTGATAAAGGATAA
- the LOC131592418 gene encoding ribitol-5-phosphate xylosyltransferase 1-like isoform X3: METRKIQHVAVLLLGSEQCNNAWIQPYLKRNGGFVNLLFVTYDYAFVNEEDIFQWPLGVATYRNFPVVEPSWSMLHDPRSYLCNFLGTVYKNSSRETLIEILKQDGIDKLCWIAAREQWQPQETNESFKNYQDALLQSDLTLCPVGINTECYRIYEACSYGSLPVIEDVMTPGDCGNSSMYHSAPLQLLKTMGAPFIFIKDWKELPAILEKEKNLSLQEKIQRRKKLLEWYQNFKAWMRQKFINTLENSFLPSDKG; this comes from the exons ATGGAGACCCGCAAAATCCAGCACGTGGCGGTGCTGCTGCTCGGGAGCGAGCAGTGCAACAACGCCTGGATTCAGCCATACCTGAAACGAAACGGGGGATTTGTAAATCTGCTCTTTGTCACATATGACTATGCCTTCGTAAATGAAGAAGATATTTTCCAGTGGCCTTTAGGAGTAGCTAC CTACAGAAATTTTCCGGTTGTGGAACCCAGCTGGTCAATGCTACATGATCCGAGATCATATCTATGTAATTTCTTAGGAACAGTTTATAAGAATTCTTCTAGAGAAACGCTAATTGAAATTCTGAAACAGGATGGGATTGACAAACTTTGCTGGATTGCAGCCAGAGAACA GTGGCAGCCTCAAGAAACAAATGAAAGTTTCAAAAACTATCAAGATGCCTTGCTGCAGAGTGATTTGACATTGTGCCCAGTGGGAATAAATACAGAATGTTACAGAATTTATGAGGCTTGTTCATATGGATCTCTGCCTGTTATAGAAGATGTAATGACACCGGGTGATTGCGGAAATTCATCAATGTACCACAGTGCTCCATTGCAATTATTAAAAACCATGGGGGCTCCATTTATCTTTATTAAAGACTGGAAAGAGCTTCCTGCTAttctagagaaagaaaaaaacctgagctTACAAGAAaagattcaaaggagaaaaaagctcTTAGAATGGTATCAAAACTTCAAAGCATGGATGAGACAAAAATTCATTAATACTTTGGAAAATTCATTTTTGCCCAGTGATAAAGGATAA